The nucleotide sequence CTTAACATTAATTTATCTACTATTTTATTGAAATTTTTCTTGATATAGCTTTCCGATTGTGGGCAGTCTTTTATTTTAAGTAAAGAACCTAAAACTTCCGAAAAAACAAAATAATCCCAGTTTTCCAAATAGTCTAAAAGCTTAAAATGTTTTAAAAACACATTGTCAATATTAACTTCGGTACAATAAGTAGATAGAATTGATAAAATTTTTGAATTAAAGTTGTTCTCTTTTTTATTGGCAATTGCCTCTTGTTTGTCAATAATAAAGCGATCATTTGTTATCAGGTCTCTAATAACACTTTGAAGTTCCTTGTCGAGAGGAATAATAGATTTTTTAGGATTAAATCTGTTTAGTTGATCTAAATAAATAACGTTTTTGATAATCGCTTTTCTATCTGAAAAAGATTCTGAAATTTGACCAATTAAGAAATCTGCTAAAGACGGATTTATAAAATTATATGAACGTCTATTTCTATCAGTTGAAGTGTAGAGAGTAGATGATATAAAACCATTTAATAACAGCCTTACAGATTTATTAAATTGATTACCATCGATAATTTGATTGTGTTCGGCTATCTCATATTGAAGTCTTTGTTCAAATGCTTTGGTAAGCCTTCTTTCAGTAACATAATTTCCAAAAGAAAATAAGGTCATTAACAAACATCTTTCCAAGTAACTGATTTGGTTATTATATGAGAACCTCCAAATTTCTTTTGGATTGGACAAATTATTTACTATGAATTGTTTGTATTCTGAAATTGTAAAGTTTTGAATTTTATACTCATCTGTAATAAACTCGATTATCCGTGGTGTATAATTATCGTGTTTAATTATGTCCCAATAAAATTTTTCTTCTAGTATAACATTATAAAATTTTTCATCTACTTGTTTATGGAAAAAATGGTTATAAAGAATTAATGCCTTTTCATACTTATTATAATCTGATAACTTTAACTCAAATTGTCTTTCATTCAAGCTTGAATGATTAATTTTTTCATATCTATCACTAGCTAAACTCAAAACTACAGTACGAGTGGTAAGGATAAGATATTTGTTAGGCGAATTTCTTATTCTATCTACAAAACTAGTTAGTTGAGTTTCCGTCTTATGAGAATTAATTATTTCAGCATAATTGGCTCCTAAAAAATCATCAAAATAAAAAATCTGTTTAACATTATCATCGTCCGAAATGACATCTTCTGCTTCGGATATGTTTTCGACTTTGTGTATTTTAAAATTGTTTTTTGCTCTATCAAATAAAATCATCTCTGCCAAGGAAGTTTTTCCAATTCCTGGTTGTCCTGTAATAAGAAGAATTTTTTCTTCTTTAAGTATTTTGTAGGCTAAATCTAGTTTATCGGTAACAACATAATATTTTACCTTGTCCTTTAATCTCTTCAAGAAATACCTAGTTCTAGATTCTATTGCATTATTTAAAATTTCAGTTATTATAGCCGTACTAGAAAGCCAAAGTTTGTAATATTTCTTTTCAATAATTGGAAATTCAAATAAGTAATCGTTTAGTTCTTGCTGTCCAATTATGTCATTTGATGTTTTAACATATGGATTTAATAATGATTTTAGTTCGTCTTTTTGAATGGCAGATAAATCCATTGAAGTAATTAAAATGTATCTGTCAGGTTTTAGATTTTCAACTTTTTCAAACTCTTTGTTCTTTATTACTGATTTTAAATTGGAATAAGTCGATTTTGAGTAGTGTTTGGCTTGAACAACAACAGCATTGTTGTTTTTTTCTGACGAATACCTTAAATCAACTCCTTTATCTTTACCAGCTCTAAAACTTTGTAATTTCAAATTGAATTTGGCATTCAATAAGTCCTTAGAAATTTGCTCAAATTCTTTATCGTTTAAAGTTGAAAAGTCGTAATTGTTCAATTCAGTTCGTTTGTTTTTGTATTACTGCCAACTTGTTTATATGCGGAACATTCCGTCTTTTATCCTGCCAATCCGGTACAATATGCGGAGGTTACGGTTTAGTTTATCACTATTATTTCATTTAAGCGATAAAACTGCTATTTTGTATATACGGTGTACTTGTTGCACAACCATGAATTCCATCAATACGTACTTGTTAGGTTTTTTTTTTGTTTTTTTTAAATATAACTAACTGATATAATGTGTTTTAATTATTTTAGATAATTCAAAAACTATCAATTCATTCCTGATGACGAGTTGTGCAACGCTTACCGTTGTTAGCTGTAGTACTTTTCAATCAGGAAGGTGAAATGCCAAAACTCCTAAATTAATTTCTCGATTTCTGTCATCATTGATATGAAATATATAATTCCACCAAGTCTCGCCATTTTTCTTTTCCGTTCTAATATAATTTGGATGAGTTTCTGTTACTTCACTTATTGTTGTAATAACATTACTCATATCCTTGTTCCTCACAAAAATTACCAAAGAGGTTTTTGAGTTTCTAAATGTTAAGTAACCTAATAATTGGTCAATAGTAGATAAATAAACACCCTTTCCTGCCCAAAACTTGCATTCCGCAATGAAAACAACATCGCTATCGTATTTTAAAAGAATATCTGTTTTACCTTTTTTATTAAATGTTTCTCCGCTAGCACTACCAAATTCGAAATTTGGGTCAAGAATTAGAAGAATATGGTCTCTTAAGTCTTCTTCTCCTTTACCAATATAAGTAGATGGCATTCTTTCAAAATTTTTACCAACATCATTTATTATTTTGAGTATTTCTTGGTAGTTTTCATTTGATAGAG is from Zobellia galactanivorans and encodes:
- a CDS encoding nSTAND3 domain-containing NTPase, producing the protein MNNYDFSTLNDKEFEQISKDLLNAKFNLKLQSFRAGKDKGVDLRYSSEKNNNAVVVQAKHYSKSTYSNLKSVIKNKEFEKVENLKPDRYILITSMDLSAIQKDELKSLLNPYVKTSNDIIGQQELNDYLFEFPIIEKKYYKLWLSSTAIITEILNNAIESRTRYFLKRLKDKVKYYVVTDKLDLAYKILKEEKILLITGQPGIGKTSLAEMILFDRAKNNFKIHKVENISEAEDVISDDDNVKQIFYFDDFLGANYAEIINSHKTETQLTSFVDRIRNSPNKYLILTTRTVVLSLASDRYEKINHSSLNERQFELKLSDYNKYEKALILYNHFFHKQVDEKFYNVILEEKFYWDIIKHDNYTPRIIEFITDEYKIQNFTISEYKQFIVNNLSNPKEIWRFSYNNQISYLERCLLMTLFSFGNYVTERRLTKAFEQRLQYEIAEHNQIIDGNQFNKSVRLLLNGFISSTLYTSTDRNRRSYNFINPSLADFLIGQISESFSDRKAIIKNVIYLDQLNRFNPKKSIIPLDKELQSVIRDLITNDRFIIDKQEAIANKKENNFNSKILSILSTYCTEVNIDNVFLKHFKLLDYLENWDYFVFSEVLGSLLKIKDCPQSESYIKKNFNKIVDKLMLRADSDYESEQVIDLFDKYEQDYDEFSKSEDGQDTIVQMIENILETMKDELSDQIKDEVTELSKVEEIYEEIFGTREQLIDDLLPDSKKPFVLEVELDKKHWEDIIEENQIKESMRDFEAWEENEYRKENPDESNSNESERIDKLFE